The following nucleotide sequence is from Flavimarina sp. Hel_I_48.
GGCCTTCTGTTCACGCGATAATTAGATTTTTTAATTACTCTTGAAATGTAAGGGATGTAATGGTTAAGGTTTTGATAAAAATAGATGGCTTACTGCTTTCATCATATTTAATAGATGTTTATTACCTAATTTTATTACTTAAAAAGCAGGAAATTTAAGGGCGATGCTTATGACAAATCAGGTTTTAAATACCATTAGCACTAAGATGAAGCTTCTTCAATTTGAAACTAAGGAATGGTTGAAAGAAGCACAATTGTATCTTGATCAAATCGAAGTGTTTCAGCGGTTAGTGCAAGATAAAAACCTTCCTAATCATGGAGGAGAACAGATTAGCAGGGATGTCAATTTCAATCTCCGCACAATGGCAAATAAAATTTTGAAAGAAATTGTAAATCCTCTTGAGATCCATGAAGCTTTTCTAAAGAGTTGTAATAGGGATAATGTTATTACTACAGAAGAGGCATATGTCAACCGTCACGGTGTTTTGGCAATTTTAGTCAAAAACCTTAAAGCTTCGGTATTGGATTTAAAAGTACAGGTACAAACATTTATCCATCAGAAAGAATTTGGTGTACGAACATCTACACCACAAAACAAATATTAAAAAAATGGGTTTAAAAACCCATTTTTTTTATGATTATAAATCAACTAAACGATTAAAAATATGCAAAAACCCAATGATAGGCTACGTGGTCAAACCTGTATTGTAACAGGTGCTAATTCTGGAATAGGAGAGGCAGTGGCTACGGCAATTGGCCTGGACGGCGCAAATGTTGTTGTAAATTACATTAGCAACCCAGAAAAGGCAGAAGAAGTAGCCCACCAGATTAGTATAAATAACAAGTGTGGTGATGCCATTGCAATAAAATGCGATGTGAGTAAGGAGGATCAGGTTCAGCATATGTTCAAACAGACCATAGACCATTTTGGAACTGTTGATATTTGTATTCCCAATGCAGGGCTGCAGCGTGATGCGCCAATGCATGAGATGAGTATAGAAGACTGGCAACTGGTCATTGATGTTAATCTTACCGGGCAGTTTTTATGTGCAAGGGAAGCCCTGAAGGAATTTATGTCGCGTGGTATGCGCCCAGAAGTATCATCTTCCCTTGGTAAAATAATACATATGAGTTCTGTACACCAAATTATTCCATGGGCTGGTCATGTCAATTATGCTGCTTCAAAAGGAGGCATCGTCATGTTGATGGAAAGTATTTGCCAGGAATATGCCTCGAAGAAAATACGGTGCAATAGTATTGCCCCCGGCGCCATTAAAACAAATATAAACCAGGATGCATGGGATACAGAAGAAGCTCTGCAAAAGCTCAATGAGCTTATTCCTTACAAAAGAATTGGTATTCCAGAAGATATTGGTAGTGCAGCGGTATGGCTGGCTTCTGATGAATCTGAATATATCAATGGTACAACAATATACGTAGATGGTGGTATGACCTGCTATCCAGGATTTACAACAAATGGATAATAATACAGAAGAGCATAAAAGACTGGCCGCAAATTATGCAGATGAGAAAGACTGGTTGCTGTGGGGACCTTACCTGAGCGATAGGCAATGGGGTACCGTTCGTGAAGATTATAGTGCCGAGGGTAATGCCTGGCAATACCTGGATCACGACCAGGCACGAAGCAGGACATATAGATGGGGGGAAGATGGCCTGGCGGGAATCACAGACCGCTACTGTAATATTTGCTTTGGTGTAAGTCTATGGAACGGAAAAGACCCCTTGCTCAAAGAGCGTTTGTTCGGTCTATCCGGGCCAGAGGGAAATCATGGGGAAGATGTAAAGGAGCTGTATTATCATCTTGAGAATACGCCGACGCATTCCTACATGAAACATCTGTACAAATATCCACAGAATGAGTTTCCCTATGTTGCCCTTCGGGATGAAAATGCTAAAAGGAGCAAGGATGACTTGGAATTTGAAATTTCAGATGCGGGAATGTTTAAGGACCATGCTTATTTTGACGTTATTACAGAATACGCAAAGGCTGATAACAATGATCTCCTCATTAAAATATCTATTGCGAATAGAAATTCCGAAGCTGCCAAAATTCATGTGCTACCTATTTTGTGGAGCCGTAACCTATGGGATTTTAAGGAAATGCCGTACAAACCGGTCCTGAAAAAGGAGTTATCTGGGGAGACGGAATATCTTTCCATAGATCATCCTTACGTAGGGAAGTATTTTCTTTATTTTGATAAGGCAGACCGGCTTTTGTTTACTGAAAATGAAACCAATAACGAAAGGATATTCAATACGCCTAACGATCACCATTTTAAAAAGGACCTATTTCATAATGCGGTAATAGAAAATGACTTTTCCATAGCTACGGAAAGGGGAGAGGGTACAAAATTTTCACCACATTATGAACGCGAAATACAGGGTGGTGAGACCTATAGCATTAAGCTCCGCCTAACCGAAAATAAGCTGGAGGATCCATTAAATACCGATTTTGAGACCATTTTCAATCAGCGCATAGAGGAGTGTGACGACTTTTACAACGCTATAACCAAGTGTAATAGCAAAGAGACTCAGCATATTGAAAGACAGGCCCTTTCTGGTTTGCTTTGGTCCAAGCGGTATTATAATTATGATGTGGAAACCTGGTTGAATGGTGATCCTAAAGAGCCTGATCCACCCCAGGAGCGCAAATACGGCCGAAACAGAGAATGGAAAACGCTGCGCAACCATGATATAATGTTGATGCCAGATTCCTGGGAATATCCCTGGTACGCTGCATGGGATTCTGCTTTTCATTGCGTTACTATGGCACTGGTAGATTCAGAATTTGCTAAAAACCAACTTCTTTTGTTCACTAAAGAATGGTATATGGCGCCTAATGGTCAGATTCCAGCTTATGAATGGTCTTTTAGTGATGTAAATCCACCTGTACAGGCATGGGCGGCGATGCGTATTTATACCATTGAAAAGGAAAAAACCGGCAAAACGGACATCAATTTTCTTAAGCGTATCTTCAATAAACTAGCGCTCAATTTTACCTGGTGGGTAAATAGGGAAGACCGCACGCAAAATAATGTTTTTGAAGGTGGTTTCCTGGGTATGGATAACATAGGTGTTTTTGATAGAAGCCACGGTATTCCCGGGGATGCGCACCTGGAGCAGGTAGATGGTACCAGCTGGATGGCTTTGTATTGTCTCAATATGCTTGAGATCAGTATCGAAATCGCTTTGATAGATATTGCTTACGAAGAAATGGCCACTAAATATTTTGGGCATTTTGTGTTTATAGCAGAAGCATTAAATACGATAAGTGAGGAATATATAGGGGTTTGGGACGAAGAACAAGGGTTTTTCTATGATAAATTAGTTTACGACGATGGTGGTTTTCAACCTATAAAAGTCAGATCTATTGTAGGTTTGTTGTCCCTTACCGCGATTTTGACTGTAAAAAAGGAAACGCTCAATGCACTGCCCCAATTTAAATATAGCGTGGAGTGGTTCAAGAAATACCGCATGCGAACGCTCAAATATCCGGTTATTCAGGATTTTGAAGAGGGGAAGGATCTTTTACTTTCTTTAGTGCCTAAAGAACGCGCGCAGATACTGATGAGTACGTTGTTCAGGGAAAAAGAATTCCTTAGCGATTATGGGATACGATCCCTTTCCAAGGCTCATGAAAATCCGTACACGATAAATATTCATGGGGTAACCTATAGTATAAATTATGAACCGGCAGAATCTTCTACCGGTATGTTTGGAGGTAACTCCAACTGGCGCGGCCCGATATGGATGCCCATGAATTATTTGTTTATCCATTCCCTCAAACAGTACCATGCCTATTACGGTGAATCACTTACTTTTGATTATCCTTCGGAAAGCGGCAATACTAAAAACCTTCTCGATATAAGTGTTGATTTGAGTAAGCGGCTATTAAAGATTTTTGAAAAAGATGCACAAGGCGAAAGGCCTGTTCATCGTTTGCATAGTGATCAATACAAGGATGAGTATTTTGAAAATTTAATCTTGTTCTATGAATATTTTCATGGAGACAATGGTAGAGGAGTAGGAGCTTCACACCAAACTGGGTGGACAGCGCTGGTTGCCAATTTAATTGATGAAATTAATGATATTAAGGATTAGGAATATATTCAAACTCAACCACTAATAATAAAAACCTCGCCACAAAAGCTAGGTTTTTATTATTAATCTAAGGATTACTAATTATTAAAAAGCCTAAAAGCGCATTTAGAAAATTACGTAAGTAGTACCCAATCAAATTATTTTTAAGGAACTATAACCCTGACCATTTCTTTTCAGCTGGATCTGCGTCGCAATGCGTTCCTTTAAAGAATCTACGTGGCTAATAATGCCAATGGTTTTTGAAGATGAGGCTTGTAACCGTTCTAAAGTGTCTAGTGTCTGATCGAGCGTTTCTGGATCTAAAGTGCCAAAACCTTCATCTATAAAAAGACTGTTGATCTCCACATTGCGGGATGCAAGGTCAGAAAGTGCGAGCGCCATTGACAGGCTCAGTATAAAGGTTTCCCCACCAGACAACGTTTTTACAGAGCGTCGTTGACCCCCCATATGTTCATCTATGGTGACCAGGCTGTCATCTTCCTCATCCATTGGCGTGTCTAGTCTATATCTGTCGCTGAGATCCTTGAGTCTTGTATTTGCCAGTCGCAATAATTGTGTAAGGGTAAGATGCTGGGCAAATTCATTAAATTTTTTGCCGTTTGCATCCCCTATTAGTTCGTTAAGCAGGCGCCAGCGCATATTTTCTTTCTCCTTTCTACTGATTTTCTCTTTTAAGTTTGAAATAATCTGAAGTCGGTCCTCATCGTTTTTGAGAAGGTATTTAAGGTTTTCACATTTTTCCCTCAAATCTTCGAGTTCGATTTTGGTTTTTCCCAACTTGTCCATCAATTCTTCCTTACTGGAAGTTATATCTTCCTTTTGATACTGATCAAGTTGTTTTTCTAAAGTCTCTAAAGTGCTTTTTTGGTTGGCTATCTGAAGGATAAGGTTTGCCCGTTCGCTCCTTAGGGCTGCATAATTACTGTGCTCTAATACATTATTCCTGGCCGTAGAAATAGTCTCAAAACCGAGGTTTTGC
It contains:
- a CDS encoding MGH1-like glycoside hydrolase domain-containing protein translates to MDNNTEEHKRLAANYADEKDWLLWGPYLSDRQWGTVREDYSAEGNAWQYLDHDQARSRTYRWGEDGLAGITDRYCNICFGVSLWNGKDPLLKERLFGLSGPEGNHGEDVKELYYHLENTPTHSYMKHLYKYPQNEFPYVALRDENAKRSKDDLEFEISDAGMFKDHAYFDVITEYAKADNNDLLIKISIANRNSEAAKIHVLPILWSRNLWDFKEMPYKPVLKKELSGETEYLSIDHPYVGKYFLYFDKADRLLFTENETNNERIFNTPNDHHFKKDLFHNAVIENDFSIATERGEGTKFSPHYEREIQGGETYSIKLRLTENKLEDPLNTDFETIFNQRIEECDDFYNAITKCNSKETQHIERQALSGLLWSKRYYNYDVETWLNGDPKEPDPPQERKYGRNREWKTLRNHDIMLMPDSWEYPWYAAWDSAFHCVTMALVDSEFAKNQLLLFTKEWYMAPNGQIPAYEWSFSDVNPPVQAWAAMRIYTIEKEKTGKTDINFLKRIFNKLALNFTWWVNREDRTQNNVFEGGFLGMDNIGVFDRSHGIPGDAHLEQVDGTSWMALYCLNMLEISIEIALIDIAYEEMATKYFGHFVFIAEALNTISEEYIGVWDEEQGFFYDKLVYDDGGFQPIKVRSIVGLLSLTAILTVKKETLNALPQFKYSVEWFKKYRMRTLKYPVIQDFEEGKDLLLSLVPKERAQILMSTLFREKEFLSDYGIRSLSKAHENPYTINIHGVTYSINYEPAESSTGMFGGNSNWRGPIWMPMNYLFIHSLKQYHAYYGESLTFDYPSESGNTKNLLDISVDLSKRLLKIFEKDAQGERPVHRLHSDQYKDEYFENLILFYEYFHGDNGRGVGASHQTGWTALVANLIDEINDIKD
- a CDS encoding SDR family oxidoreductase; this translates as MQKPNDRLRGQTCIVTGANSGIGEAVATAIGLDGANVVVNYISNPEKAEEVAHQISINNKCGDAIAIKCDVSKEDQVQHMFKQTIDHFGTVDICIPNAGLQRDAPMHEMSIEDWQLVIDVNLTGQFLCAREALKEFMSRGMRPEVSSSLGKIIHMSSVHQIIPWAGHVNYAASKGGIVMLMESICQEYASKKIRCNSIAPGAIKTNINQDAWDTEEALQKLNELIPYKRIGIPEDIGSAAVWLASDESEYINGTTIYVDGGMTCYPGFTTNG